ACCTTCAAAATTGTATGAAGGGACATCTTTAAATCCTTGTTTAATTTCTTCAGCTGTCAGTGCCGAAATCTCTCCATTGAATAGTGAATTAGATATTTTAATTGCCTGATTTAATGCCTCTTCTCCATGAACTAACTTGGTGACTTCTTGAGCAAGCGCTTTATGAGCCGTTCTTTGTTCAGGTGCGTCACGTAATTCTTGCTCTAATTGCTCAATTTCATCCTTAGATAAGAATGTAAAATACTTAAGAAAATTGATTACATCTCTGTCATCAGAATTAATAAAGAACTGATAAAACTCGTATGGAGATGTTTTTTCCTTATCCAACCATACGGCTCCACCAGCAGTTTTGCCGAATTTTGTACCGTCTGCTTTCGTGACGAGTGGTATCGTTAATCCAAATGCTTTTTCCTCTTCATCAGAAGATTTTCTAATTAATTCTAAGCCTGCAGTAATATTTCCCCATTGGTCACTACCACCAATTTGTACTTTACAATTTTGTTCTTTATATAAATGTAAAAAGTCTAATGATTGTAATATCATATAGCTGAATTCTGTAAATGAAATCCCCGACTCAATTCTTGATTGAACGGAATCTTTTGCAAGCATATAATTGATCCCAAAATTTTTACCTACATCTCGCAAAAATGTAACAACATCTAGCTTGCCAATCCAATCAAAATTATTTGCTAAAAGGGCTTTATTTTCACCATTATCAAAATCTAGAAAACGAGACAGCTGTTGCTTTATACGATTCGACCATTCAATGACTACATCTTCTGTATTTAATGACCTCTCACTACTTCTACCACTTGGGTCACCAATTAACCCTGTTCCTCCACCGACAAGTGCAATTGGTTGATGGCCAGCTAATTGAAACCTCTTTAAAACCAATATTGGTAATAAATGACCAATGTGTAAGCTATCTGCTGTCGGATCAAATCCACTATATAATTTTACTGCCTCCTCATTTAAAAGCTTTTCCAACCCATCTTCATCAGTAATTTGATTAATTAATCCTCTGAACTGCAAATCCTCTATTAGATTCATACAGATCATCTCCTTTTCGTTAAATTAGAACAACGCAAGGGGCCTCATTATTGCCAACGTCCTGTGGATAATGTTGTAATCGGGTCAACTCCCAAGACTCGCATAAGACAACCTAACAAGAAGGTTACTTGTTAACATTTTTGTAGATCGGCTAATGATCTAAAGCCGACGAAGCCTTAAGCTAGACAAATAAAAAACTCGCCCCTAAAAATGAAGGGACGAGTGTATTCGCGGTACCACCCTACTTGAGGAATATATCCTCCGGCTTAAAAAGATAACGGTAAAACCGTCCTTTGCTACTTAGTCAACTAACCGTTCGCAAAAGATGCTCTAGGAGGTAATTCATGCATATCTTTGTACTGGTTCCCACCAAACACCAGCTCTCTAAGTGAAGTTGTTAAATTGACCTAACAACCATGTTTACAGGGAGATATTTCACTACTAATTCCTATCATTGCATTCATGTATTTGAGTTAAGAATATTTTTATCATATTAGCATCATAAATGTCAAGAACACATTTAATCATTTTGAATTAAGCTTTACAAATTTAACGATTTGTAAGTTCAAATCTTCCATACGAAAAATGATTTTTATTCATTGGCCTTAAGCCATATCATACAATTTACATTTAAAATATGGAAACAAAAATATTTTAGAACAAGGAAAATGACTTATGCTATAATTGTAATGATTTTGTCTTTTTATAAAGTGGTTTTCCAAATGATCGTTGTTTATTGTGGCAAAGGAATAAATACATAGAAAACTAGCATACAATGCAACTTTTTCTACAACAAAATAATAACTGAATGAAATTAATTTGTTGCTAAACAATAACTACAAACTTTTGGGAGAGGGCTTTTTAATAGGCTCTTTTCGTAAACTTTGCTGCTATTGTTACTAAAAATTTCAAAGTAGAAAAAATGCCACGAAAACTAAATGAATATGTATTTAACTCTTAGTACGAAAAGAAACAACCCATGCGAAAGCAGCTTTTTAATAAAACTTCAATGATTAAAAATTATAAATTAGATAGAGATTTTTAGTTGATTGTACCCAGGGGGGAAATATTGAATATGAGTGATAATAGATCTAATTGGCAAGATCGATTACAAAAAGTACAAAAGATGTTCAGTAGCAAAGATGCTGTTAAAGGTGCAAGAATTACCTACGGTGTGTTTTGGAACATCACCTTACTCTTTATTATTATTGGATTAATCGGATTCTTTTTTGCTGGTGGTGTTGGTGCTGGCTACTTCGCGTCGTTAGTAAAGGATGAACCAATCCGCTCTTATGATAGTATGAAAAAAGACATTTATAATTATGAAGAAACGACTGAATTATATTTTGATGATAATGTTTATTTAGGTAAGCTTCGTTCCGACCTTGATCGTGAAGAAGTTAGTATAGATGATGTTTCTCAGCACCTAATAAATGCAGTCGTTGCAACAGAAGATGAGTTTTTTTGGGATCATAGTGGAATTGTTCCAAAAGCAATCATGCGTGCCCTTTTCCAAGAAGTTACAAATTCATCTGTAAGAACTGGTGGTAGTACGCTTACCCAACAGTTAATTAAAAACCAAATACTTTCAAACGAAGTATCATTCGAACGTAAGGCAAAGGAAATGTTACTTGCTCTGCGACTTGAACAATCTTTTGACAAAGATGAAATTCTTGAAGCTTACTTAAATGTTTCTACTCTCGGAAGAAATTCTTCAGGTAGGAACATTGCTGGTATCCAAACAGCTGCTCAAGGTATTTTTGATGTTGATGCGAGAGATTTAAACATACCTCAAAGCGCATTTATTGCTGGTTTATTTCAAAGCTTTAGCTATACACCATTTACAAATAAAGGTGAGATAAAAGAGAATTTAGAATCATCTATGAATAGAATGCACACTGTACTTAGCCGTATGCTGCAAGCTGAGTTTATTACGAAGGAAGAATATGAATCTGCATTAAATTATGATATAACAGCAGATTTTGCACCACCTAAGCCATCTCCAATAGATAATTACCCTTGGCTTACTTTTGAGATTGAGGATCGTGCAGAGGAAATATTAGCCGAAATATTAGCTGAAAACGACGGGTACGAAGTGACCGATTTAGCGGAAAACGACGATCTATATAACGATTATATAAATCGTGCGAGTAAAAACTTACGACAAAATGGCTATAAAATCCATACGACAATTGATAAAGAAATCTATGATGAAATGCAAACTGTAGTTCAAAACTTTGAATATTTCGCACCTGACAAGCCAGAAGAAAAAGAAGATCCTGAAACTGGGGAAATGGTTCAAGTAATGGAGCCTATTGAAGCTGGAGCTGTACTAATTGAAAATACAACTGGTAAAATCATCAGCTTTGTTGGTGGACGCGACCATGATCGAGAACAGCTGAACCATGCTACCAATGCACCACGTTCAAACGGTTCTACAATGAAGCCTTTATTAGCTTACGGTCCTGCAATGGAGTTAGGAAAAGTTCAGCCTGGTTCAGTATTAGCTGATGTCGAATTAAAAGTTCCAGCTGGTGGAAAGACTTATTCGCCAGGGAACTATGATGGTAGAACACACGGTCTGACTTCTGTTCGATATGCTTTGCAGAAATCGTATAATATACCAGCTGTTAGATCATATATGTCTATCATTGACCAAAATCCTGTGTCTTATTTAGAAAAAATGGGTTATACAAACTTAACTGAAGGTGATCATTATAATTTGTCAATGGCAATCGGTGGATTAACATATGGTGTCACTGTTGAAGAGAATGTTAATGCATATGCTACCTTTGGAAATGATGGTCAATTTGTCGATGCTTATATGATTGAACGAATTGAAACAAATGACGGTGAGATAATTTATGAGCATGAAAGTGAGCCTGTCGAAGTATTTAGCCCACAAACATCTTACTTAATGATTGACATGATGAGAGATGTCATTAGCAGTGGAACAGCTGCATCACTCCCGGGCAGACTTGATTTTAAGTCAGATTGGGCAGGTAAAACTGGTACAGCACAAGATTTTAAAGATGCATGGTTTGTTGCAACAAATCCAAATGTAACCTTTGGAGTTTGGAATGGGTATGACACACCAAAGTCAGTAAAAACGACGTCAGGGCCAACATATGGACAAAGAAACATATACTTGTGGGCAGATTTAATGAATGCCGCTTATGCTATTAAACCTGAACTAGTTGCTCCTGAAGAAAGGTTTAAAATGCCTGGTGGAATCATTAGTCGTTCTTATTGTGCTGCATCAGGTCTATTGCCTTCAAAAGCATGTGAAGAGGCTGGGCTTATTGAAACAGATCTTTTTAACGCAAAATATGTACCTACAAAAGAGGACAATAGCTTAGAAAAAGCTAATTATGTTGAAATTGGTGAAAAAATATATCGAGCTTTAGAAACGACCCCTGAAGAATTTACTAATGAAGGATTTATGTTTACTGAAGCATTCCTTGAAGAAATTGGCATTACCGATATAAAAGTAGCTAAGCAACTCATTCCAAATAGTGAAAAATGGAGCAATATTATTTTTCCAGAATTAGAGGAATTAGAAGATACGGGAGAGGTACCTGATACAATGGGCGGTGTTAAACTAAATGGAAACTCCATCTCATGGCCTGCTCATTATCAACAAACTGTTATTGGGTATCGAGTGTACGAAATATCCAATTATGGGGAGAATGTTTCTGAAATAGGTATCGTACCTGTTGGCGAAGATTTAGGGTTTACAGTAGGTAATACTGATAGTGCTTATTATGTGACTGCGGTCGATATATTTGGAAGAGAATCTGCTGAGTCTAATAAAGTCATTAATGGTGATTGGCAGGAAGAACCTGATGATAATGAAGACCCTAACAACGGGGACAATGACCAACCTGGTGACGGTGAGGATGATCCTGGTAACGATGATAATGATCAACCTGGCGAGGGCGACGATCCTGACACAGGTGATAACGATAATGATCAACCTGGTGACGGTGAGAACCCTGGAGATGAGGATAACGATCAACCTGGTGACGGTGAGGACCCTGGTGATGAGGACAACGATCAACCTAGTGACGGTGAGAATGATCCAGGAAACGATCAACCCGGTGATATAACTGAACCAGAAGATCCAAGTACACCTACAGACCCATCAAATCCTTAATAGTAAGGTTTACAACAATTTAAGGGTCTATTAAAAAGAAGGTTGCTCAAAAGTTAATACTGAGCGACCTTCTTTTTTTAACCCTTTATTAAAAATATCATATTTTCATATATAAGAACTATTAATAGTTAGAGGTATAAGATGCTACCTATTAAATATTTGTTTCGTTCTTAATACGAAAAACATCGTTTATACCTGCAACTAATCTTCCATAGTTGATAAATCACCCGTAGGTAAATCTAATTCCCAGGCTTTTAACACTCTACGCATAATTTTTCCACTTCTTGTTTTAGGTAACTTTTCACAAAACTCAATTTCACGTGGAGCTGCATGAGCTGACAGACCTTTTTTCACGAAAAGCCTGATTTCTTCCTTTAATTCATCAGTAACATCGTAGCCATGTCTAAGTGCAACGAATGCTTTAATAATTTCTCCACGTACTGGGTCAGGTTTTCCTATCACCCCAGCTTCTGCTATTGCTGGATGTTCAACAAGCTTACTTTCAACTTCAAAAGGCCCAACTCTTTCACCAGAAGTCATAATCACATCATCTATCCTACCTTGGAACCAAAAATACCCCTCTTCATCCATATAAGCTGAGTCCCCTGATACATACCAATCACCTGGCATAAAGTATGACTCATATTTTTGTTGATTATTCCAAATCGTATACATCATCGATGGCCATCCTTTTTGTATAGCCAAATTCCCCATCCGGTTTGGTGGTAATTCATTTCCTTGATCATCAACAATCGCAGCCTTAATTCCTGGAATAGGTTTCCCCATTGAACCGGGCCTTATTTCCATACATGGATAATTACATATTAATTGGGCACCTGTTTCAGTCATCCACCATGTATCATGAATACGATTATTGAATACTTTAACACCCCAACGTATGACTTCAGGATTTAATGGTTCACCTACACTTAAAATATGTCTAAGGGTGCTCAAATCATTTTGCTTTACTAAATCATCTCCAGCACCCATTAACATTCTAAATGCAGTTGGAGCACTATACCAAATAGTAACACCGAACTGTTCAATCGCTTCATACCATGTAGCTGGGCTAAATCTTCCTCCAATAACTACATTTGCAGCACCCACAAGCCATGGAGCAAAAATACCATACGCAGTCCCTGTAACCCATCCAGGGTCAGCAGTACACCAATAAACATCATCTTCTTTTAAGTCCAATACCCACTTTGCTGTTTGATAGTGCTGAATCATAGCATTATGGACGTGCAATACTCCTTTTGGTTTACCTGTTGAGCCTGAAGTATAATGAATAATAAGTCCATCTGATCTATCGACCCATTCAATACTTAAACGGTCACTAGCGCTTTCCATTTCTTTATAATAATTAATAAACCTTTCATCATCTTCTAAGCCATCACCAACTAAAACGATATGCTTTAATGCTGGAAGCTCATTAACTGGAACTCTATCTAATAACTCAGGAGTCGTTACTAACACTTTTGCCTCACTATCTTCTAACCTATCACGTACTGCCCCTTCCATAAAAGCTTCAAATAACGGACCGACAATTGCTCCTAGTTTTATTGCCCCTAGAATAATAAAATATAATTCGGGAGAACGAGGCATAAACACAAAAACACGATCACCTTTTTCAACATCAGCTGCTTGCTTAAGTACATTCCCTGCTCGGTTAGAGAATTCACTCATTTCCTTAAATGTATATTTCTCTTTTCGAACAGAATCTTGATAATATAATGCAATTTTATTTTTCCTAAAGGTATATGCATGACGATCAATCGCCTCATATGCCATATTCACTCTACCTGTTTTTGACCAAGAAAAGTTATTTTCCACATCGGACCAATTAAACTGACTATAAATTTCTTCGTAGTCTGTTAAATTGTAATCCCCTTTCGTAACAGCTAACGATTCCACCTTCATTTACAATTCCCCCTTTGTAAATCTCTTCAAAGAATATTATATTATAAATACATACTGTTCTCAATTTTAAAAATATTAAAATATCATTTGTAGTTCTACAATACATTGTTAACGAATTGCCACAAAAATGAAGATGAAAAAAATGCACTGAGAGTAATTATATATTACTAATATTATGTATAATAGAATAAAACATGTAATAAGGTGGTGACCTAATGGAACATAAAAAAACTTATAATGCAAAAGAATTAAAAACACCACAGGGAAACTTAATTTTAGAAGGACCCATTTCATCTGCTAAACTATCAAGCTACGATTTTCATCACGATCTTATAGCATTTCGCCAACCAGATCAACAACATAAGGCATTAATAGGGATAGCAGATTTGCCTGAAGGTAGAATTATTATCGCAAGACACCAACATACCATAGTTGGATATGTTACTTTCTTATACCCTGACCCTCTAGAACGCTGGTCTGAAGGCAACATGGAAAATTTAATTGAACTCGGGGCAATAGAAGTGATTCCTAAATTCCGAGGTTCATCAGTCGGCAAAAACCTTATTAATGTATCAATGATGGATGATGTAATGAATGACTACATTATTATTACGACCGAATACTACTGGCACTGGGATTTAAAAGGTACAGGACTTAATGTTTGGGAGTATAGGAAGGTAATGGAGAAAATGATGAATGCTGGCGGTCTGGAATGGTATGCCACCGATGATCCAGAAATAAGTTCTCATCCAGCGAACTGTTTAATGGCTAGAATAGGAACAAGAGTTGATAATGAATCCATACAAAAATTCGATCGATTAAGATTTATGAATAGATTTATGTATTAGATAGCCTTTAAATTGAAATACAGCTTGAAGGGGGAAGTACAATGATAGTTGAACAAATAATGAAAACAGATGTAACAACACTCTTTCCAAATGATACGATTGAAACTGCTATTATCACGTTGCACAAAAAAGATATTAGACATATCCCTATTGTAGATAAAAGCCATCACATAATTGGGGTTATCTCAGATCGTGACTTACGTGATGCAAGCCCTTCTATTTTGGAACTTAACAATGATAATAAGCACATACTTAAACAGCCAATAAAGAACATTATGAAAACTGACGTTATTACTGGTCACCCGTTAGATTTTGTTGAGGAAGTGGCTGCTGTATTTTATGAGCATCGGATCGGTTGTATGCCGTTAACAAATAATAATAAATTGGTAGGTATAGTTACAGAAACAGACGTCCTTCATACCCTTGTACAACTTACTGGTGCACACCAACCTAGTTCACACATTGAAATTAAAGCTAGTAACAAAACCGGCATGCTAAGCGATATTGCCTCAATTTTTAAAGACCGAAATATAAACATCAATAGTGTCCTAGTATATCCAGATGTAGATGAGAGCTATAAAATACTCGTTTTTCGTGTCCAAACGATGAACCCACTGAAAATCGTAAATGAATTGAAAAATGAAGGTTATACAGTCTTATGGCCAACTCAACCAGGTATTTCTTTATGAGCGGAAACTCAGTCTTTATTTATTCGGACCAATTTCAATTATACAAATTTAGTGATGACCATCCTTTTAATCAATTGAGGGTGAAATTAACTTATGACCTCCTTAGAAAGCTTCATTTACTCGATGATAATCAAATTATCCCTCCTAGAATTGCAACAGATGAGGAACTGACGCTTATTCATGACCCAAACTATATACAAGCAGTTAAATTAGCTGGCAAAGGTCAACTTTCAGCGGAAAAAGCTCAAGCATATGGAATTGGCACCGAAGATACCCCCATTTTTAAAGATATGCATACAGCAAGTGCTCTGTTAGTAGGCGGTACGTTAACGGCTGTAGACCATGTGTTAACAGGAAAGGCTACACATGCACTAAGCCTTGGAGGAGGATTACACCATGGTTTTAGAGGAAAGGCATCTGGCTTTTGCATTTATAATGATAGCTCTGTAGCCATTAAATATATGCAAGAAAAATATGGGGTACGAGTAATGTATGTCGATACAGATGCTCATCATGGGGATGGAGTACAATGGACATTTTATGATGACCCTGAAGTATGTACCTTATCCATACATGAAACTGGACGATATTTATTCCCTGGTACAGGACATGTAAATGAAAGAGGACATGGGAAAGGTTATGGGTATTCATTTAATATCCCAGTTGATGCTTTCACCGAAGATGACTCTTGGTTGCATGCTTATAAACAATCTTTTTTAGAAATTGCAGACTATTTTAAACCAGACGTCATTATAACTCAAAATGGTGCCGACTCTCATTATTATGACCCACTTACACACCTTTCTTCGACGATGAAAATATATCGAGAAATTCCAAAGCTAGCTCATGAAATTGCTCATAAGTATTGTAGTGGTAGATGGATCGCAGTAGGTGGAGGGGGTTATGATATATGGCGTGTTGTTCCTAGGGCATG
This window of the Bacillus sp. SM2101 genome carries:
- the tyrS gene encoding tyrosine--tRNA ligase, with the protein product MNLIEDLQFRGLINQITDEDGLEKLLNEEAVKLYSGFDPTADSLHIGHLLPILVLKRFQLAGHQPIALVGGGTGLIGDPSGRSSERSLNTEDVVIEWSNRIKQQLSRFLDFDNGENKALLANNFDWIGKLDVVTFLRDVGKNFGINYMLAKDSVQSRIESGISFTEFSYMILQSLDFLHLYKEQNCKVQIGGSDQWGNITAGLELIRKSSDEEEKAFGLTIPLVTKADGTKFGKTAGGAVWLDKEKTSPYEFYQFFINSDDRDVINFLKYFTFLSKDEIEQLEQELRDAPEQRTAHKALAQEVTKLVHGEEALNQAIKISNSLFNGEISALTAEEIKQGFKDVPSYNFEGEDEIGLVDLLVTSKVSTSKRQAREDIKNGAIYINGERTQEIDRVITNTDRIEGQFTVIRRGKKKYFLIKY
- a CDS encoding transglycosylase domain-containing protein, whose translation is MSDNRSNWQDRLQKVQKMFSSKDAVKGARITYGVFWNITLLFIIIGLIGFFFAGGVGAGYFASLVKDEPIRSYDSMKKDIYNYEETTELYFDDNVYLGKLRSDLDREEVSIDDVSQHLINAVVATEDEFFWDHSGIVPKAIMRALFQEVTNSSVRTGGSTLTQQLIKNQILSNEVSFERKAKEMLLALRLEQSFDKDEILEAYLNVSTLGRNSSGRNIAGIQTAAQGIFDVDARDLNIPQSAFIAGLFQSFSYTPFTNKGEIKENLESSMNRMHTVLSRMLQAEFITKEEYESALNYDITADFAPPKPSPIDNYPWLTFEIEDRAEEILAEILAENDGYEVTDLAENDDLYNDYINRASKNLRQNGYKIHTTIDKEIYDEMQTVVQNFEYFAPDKPEEKEDPETGEMVQVMEPIEAGAVLIENTTGKIISFVGGRDHDREQLNHATNAPRSNGSTMKPLLAYGPAMELGKVQPGSVLADVELKVPAGGKTYSPGNYDGRTHGLTSVRYALQKSYNIPAVRSYMSIIDQNPVSYLEKMGYTNLTEGDHYNLSMAIGGLTYGVTVEENVNAYATFGNDGQFVDAYMIERIETNDGEIIYEHESEPVEVFSPQTSYLMIDMMRDVISSGTAASLPGRLDFKSDWAGKTGTAQDFKDAWFVATNPNVTFGVWNGYDTPKSVKTTSGPTYGQRNIYLWADLMNAAYAIKPELVAPEERFKMPGGIISRSYCAASGLLPSKACEEAGLIETDLFNAKYVPTKEDNSLEKANYVEIGEKIYRALETTPEEFTNEGFMFTEAFLEEIGITDIKVAKQLIPNSEKWSNIIFPELEELEDTGEVPDTMGGVKLNGNSISWPAHYQQTVIGYRVYEISNYGENVSEIGIVPVGEDLGFTVGNTDSAYYVTAVDIFGRESAESNKVINGDWQEEPDDNEDPNNGDNDQPGDGEDDPGNDDNDQPGEGDDPDTGDNDNDQPGDGENPGDEDNDQPGDGEDPGDEDNDQPSDGENDPGNDQPGDITEPEDPSTPTDPSNP
- the acsA gene encoding acetate--CoA ligase, whose amino-acid sequence is MKVESLAVTKGDYNLTDYEEIYSQFNWSDVENNFSWSKTGRVNMAYEAIDRHAYTFRKNKIALYYQDSVRKEKYTFKEMSEFSNRAGNVLKQAADVEKGDRVFVFMPRSPELYFIILGAIKLGAIVGPLFEAFMEGAVRDRLEDSEAKVLVTTPELLDRVPVNELPALKHIVLVGDGLEDDERFINYYKEMESASDRLSIEWVDRSDGLIIHYTSGSTGKPKGVLHVHNAMIQHYQTAKWVLDLKEDDVYWCTADPGWVTGTAYGIFAPWLVGAANVVIGGRFSPATWYEAIEQFGVTIWYSAPTAFRMLMGAGDDLVKQNDLSTLRHILSVGEPLNPEVIRWGVKVFNNRIHDTWWMTETGAQLICNYPCMEIRPGSMGKPIPGIKAAIVDDQGNELPPNRMGNLAIQKGWPSMMYTIWNNQQKYESYFMPGDWYVSGDSAYMDEEGYFWFQGRIDDVIMTSGERVGPFEVESKLVEHPAIAEAGVIGKPDPVRGEIIKAFVALRHGYDVTDELKEEIRLFVKKGLSAHAAPREIEFCEKLPKTRSGKIMRRVLKAWELDLPTGDLSTMED
- a CDS encoding GNAT family N-acetyltransferase, with translation MEHKKTYNAKELKTPQGNLILEGPISSAKLSSYDFHHDLIAFRQPDQQHKALIGIADLPEGRIIIARHQHTIVGYVTFLYPDPLERWSEGNMENLIELGAIEVIPKFRGSSVGKNLINVSMMDDVMNDYIIITTEYYWHWDLKGTGLNVWEYRKVMEKMMNAGGLEWYATDDPEISSHPANCLMARIGTRVDNESIQKFDRLRFMNRFMY
- a CDS encoding acetoin utilization AcuB family protein; its protein translation is MIVEQIMKTDVTTLFPNDTIETAIITLHKKDIRHIPIVDKSHHIIGVISDRDLRDASPSILELNNDNKHILKQPIKNIMKTDVITGHPLDFVEEVAAVFYEHRIGCMPLTNNNKLVGIVTETDVLHTLVQLTGAHQPSSHIEIKASNKTGMLSDIASIFKDRNININSVLVYPDVDESYKILVFRVQTMNPLKIVNELKNEGYTVLWPTQPGISL
- a CDS encoding acetoin utilization protein AcuC — protein: MSGNSVFIYSDQFQLYKFSDDHPFNQLRVKLTYDLLRKLHLLDDNQIIPPRIATDEELTLIHDPNYIQAVKLAGKGQLSAEKAQAYGIGTEDTPIFKDMHTASALLVGGTLTAVDHVLTGKATHALSLGGGLHHGFRGKASGFCIYNDSSVAIKYMQEKYGVRVMYVDTDAHHGDGVQWTFYDDPEVCTLSIHETGRYLFPGTGHVNERGHGKGYGYSFNIPVDAFTEDDSWLHAYKQSFLEIADYFKPDVIITQNGADSHYYDPLTHLSSTMKIYREIPKLAHEIAHKYCSGRWIAVGGGGYDIWRVVPRAWSLIWIEMIEKSHNISDIPEEWIKAWQDASPVQLPLKWDDPADLYSPIPRRNEISEKNLHTVMKALQIIRENKQQRNSI